The following are from one region of the Actinopolyspora halophila DSM 43834 genome:
- a CDS encoding RNA-guided endonuclease InsQ/TnpB family protein, with protein MRFRLYPTPEQERVLTEHCAAARFVWNLAVEQHSHWQPGRRSGPGWAEQCRQLTEARSENDWFAAWNSDVCQQALKDYHHARTAFFQSGFGEPTWRKKYRNEGFRIIGGGREPDYEADGSPKLNRTGKQVMTRRVAVQKLNRRWAQVKLPSAGWVRFRLTVRQLPHAKTCRVTWKNGQWHVAFAIQPEPVAKPGNGNTAGVDRGVEITAALHDGQTLNCPQPSSKERAKRRKHERRAARAPKNSQAKADEYAQVAKLRARETSVRKDWVEKTSTMLASQFDAVRFEKLNIRTMARSAKGTEDNPGRGVKQKAGLNRAILAQGWGLLRARTEDKAPGRVTDVPAPYTSLRCSSCGWIEKNSRKSQAEFVCVSCGFSCNADTNAAINVAAGRAGGTTPPAGGASVREPTAA; from the coding sequence GTGCGGTTTCGGCTCTACCCGACCCCCGAGCAAGAACGCGTGCTCACCGAGCACTGCGCAGCAGCCCGGTTCGTGTGGAACCTCGCCGTCGAACAGCACTCCCACTGGCAACCCGGCCGCAGGTCAGGACCAGGCTGGGCCGAGCAGTGCCGCCAGCTCACCGAGGCGCGCTCCGAGAACGATTGGTTCGCCGCCTGGAACTCGGACGTGTGCCAGCAGGCGTTGAAGGACTATCACCATGCCCGCACCGCGTTCTTCCAGTCCGGGTTCGGCGAGCCGACGTGGCGGAAGAAATACCGCAACGAAGGCTTCCGAATCATCGGAGGCGGCCGGGAACCCGACTACGAAGCGGACGGCAGCCCGAAGCTGAACCGCACCGGCAAGCAGGTCATGACCCGCCGGGTGGCGGTGCAGAAACTCAACCGCCGGTGGGCACAGGTGAAACTCCCCAGCGCCGGATGGGTGCGGTTCCGGCTCACGGTGCGGCAGCTGCCACACGCGAAAACCTGCCGGGTGACCTGGAAGAACGGGCAATGGCACGTGGCGTTCGCGATCCAGCCCGAACCGGTCGCCAAACCCGGCAACGGGAACACCGCCGGGGTCGACCGCGGTGTGGAAATCACCGCCGCGCTGCACGACGGTCAGACGTTGAACTGCCCGCAGCCGTCCAGCAAGGAACGGGCGAAACGCCGCAAGCACGAACGCCGTGCCGCTCGGGCACCCAAGAACAGCCAGGCCAAGGCTGACGAGTACGCCCAAGTGGCGAAGCTGCGTGCTCGGGAAACGTCCGTTCGGAAGGACTGGGTGGAGAAGACCAGCACCATGCTGGCCAGCCAGTTCGACGCGGTTCGGTTCGAGAAGCTCAACATTCGCACCATGGCCCGCTCCGCGAAGGGCACGGAAGACAACCCCGGGCGGGGCGTGAAGCAAAAGGCCGGGTTGAACCGGGCGATCCTGGCGCAAGGCTGGGGGCTGCTGCGTGCCCGCACCGAGGACAAAGCACCGGGGCGGGTCACCGACGTGCCCGCGCCGTACACCAGTCTGCGTTGCAGCAGCTGCGGGTGGATCGAGAAGAACTCGCGCAAGAGCCAAGCCGAGTTCGTCTGCGTGTCCTGCGGTTTCTCCTGCAATGCGGATACGAACGCAGCGATCAATGTCGCGGCCGGACGGGCCGGAGGGACGACACCGCCTGCTGGCGGGGCGAGCGTCCGTGAACCTACAGCCGCGTAA
- the tnpA gene encoding IS200/IS605 family transposase produces MTDQNDFRAGRHVVYAMHAHLVFVTKYRHPVFTATHLNRLEQIMSDVCGDFEAELSEFNGEDNHVHLLVHFPPKVALSKLVNSLKGVSSRLLRKEFEDIRVAYWKGVRLWSGSYFAGSVGGAPLEVLREYIEQQARPD; encoded by the coding sequence ATGACTGATCAAAACGACTTCCGTGCAGGTCGTCACGTTGTTTACGCCATGCACGCACACTTGGTTTTCGTCACCAAGTATCGGCACCCGGTGTTCACCGCGACGCATCTGAACCGCCTCGAACAGATCATGAGCGACGTGTGCGGCGACTTCGAGGCCGAACTGTCCGAGTTCAACGGCGAAGACAACCACGTCCACTTGCTGGTGCACTTCCCCCCGAAAGTTGCGCTGTCGAAGCTGGTCAACAGCCTGAAAGGCGTCTCGTCACGACTCTTGCGTAAGGAGTTCGAAGACATCCGGGTCGCCTACTGGAAAGGCGTGCGTCTCTGGTCCGGTTCGTACTTCGCCGGTTCGGTCGGCGGGGCCCCGCTGGAGGTGCTGCGGGAGTACATCGAGCAGCAGGCCCGTCCCGACTAG
- a CDS encoding M20 family metallopeptidase: MTFSRSGAKNAVQRRVHESAQPLVGLSHRIHAHPELAFAEERASAWVADALSTAGFDVRHGCYGLPTAVRATVGSGPLHIGLCAEYDALPDIGHACGHNIIAAAAVGAGLGLADLVDDLGLTVTVLGTPAEEGGGGKVFMLDRGAFDGLDAAMMVHPAAVETTAMPGVATAQFDVSYRGKPAHAGMRPELGINAADALTIAQVAIGLLRQQTRGVDLVQGIVTEAGSAANVIPESSRGRWIVRSDSPEALAQLKQRVQRCFEAGALGTGAELTTCPLGPDYADLRPDAELLALYRANAEALGRTFPELPAGIAGAATDMGNVSHRIPTIHPMLGLDCHPAVNHQPEFTAACITPEADRAVLDGATAMAWTAVDLATTGAVGG; the protein is encoded by the coding sequence ATGACGTTCAGCCGTTCCGGGGCCAAGAACGCCGTTCAGCGGCGGGTCCACGAGTCCGCTCAACCGCTGGTGGGGCTTTCGCACCGCATCCACGCCCACCCCGAACTGGCCTTCGCGGAGGAGCGGGCCAGTGCCTGGGTCGCCGACGCGTTGAGCACGGCCGGTTTCGACGTGCGGCACGGCTGCTACGGCCTGCCGACCGCGGTGCGGGCGACGGTCGGTTCCGGGCCGCTGCACATCGGTCTCTGTGCCGAGTACGACGCGTTGCCCGACATCGGTCACGCCTGCGGGCACAACATCATCGCCGCGGCTGCCGTGGGAGCGGGACTCGGGCTGGCCGACCTCGTCGACGACCTGGGGCTGACCGTGACCGTGCTGGGCACCCCGGCCGAGGAGGGCGGTGGCGGCAAGGTGTTCATGCTCGACCGCGGAGCCTTCGACGGGCTCGACGCAGCCATGATGGTGCATCCCGCCGCGGTCGAGACGACCGCGATGCCGGGGGTCGCCACCGCCCAGTTCGACGTGAGCTACCGGGGAAAGCCCGCCCACGCGGGGATGCGTCCCGAGCTCGGCATCAACGCCGCCGACGCGCTCACGATCGCTCAGGTGGCCATCGGGCTGCTGCGCCAGCAGACCCGCGGCGTCGACCTCGTCCAAGGCATCGTGACCGAGGCCGGGTCCGCGGCCAACGTCATCCCGGAGAGCAGTCGCGGCCGGTGGATCGTCCGTTCGGACAGCCCGGAGGCGCTGGCGCAGCTGAAACAACGGGTGCAACGCTGCTTCGAGGCCGGTGCCCTGGGAACCGGGGCCGAGCTGACCACCTGTCCGCTCGGTCCGGATTATGCCGATCTGCGTCCCGATGCGGAGCTGCTCGCGCTGTACCGGGCCAATGCCGAAGCGCTCGGCCGCACCTTTCCCGAGCTGCCCGCGGGGATCGCGGGCGCGGCCACCGACATGGGCAACGTCTCCCACCGGATCCCCACGATCCACCCTATGCTCGGGCTCGACTGCCACCCCGCGGTCAACCACCAGCCCGAGTTCACCGCCGCCTGCATCACCCCGGAGGCCGACCGCGCCGTTCTCGACGGGGCCACCGCGATGGCCTGGACCGCCGTCGATCTCGCCACCACGGGTGCGGTCGGCGGTTGA
- a CDS encoding aldehyde dehydrogenase family protein translates to MRTLQNLIGGGWRDSASTTALDLVNPATEETIARVPGGSSDDVDSAVEAAHRAQSAWAELPVAERVAWIRARAEVIAEHAEELAEIECREMGKPVALGSSFIEGAAATLENSATEALSYEFERTAAAPDDSRIRVLRRPLGATAVITPWNFPVAMVLGTLGPLLAAGNTVIVKPSEHSPMATARLFELLDLPAGVVNLVLGDVRAGQPLAAHERIQLVHFTGSVEAGRRVGAGAGERLHRSVLELGGKDPVVVDAGVDPVATASAVAFGAFVNTGQICTSMERVYVHRDIAAEFVEALVEVAGTYTFGDGHAPDAVLGPLVSEAQRGVVRRHVDDAVQRGATVRSGGTVPERRGFFYPATVLTDVDESMLVMTEETFGPLAPVAVVDSFEEGIERASRSRLGLAATVYTADPAHVAAAERIPAGVTWVNQWQGGGPEMVYEPAGDSGMGATGARAAYDAATRPASVHIAAAPARSTA, encoded by the coding sequence ATGCGGACGTTGCAGAACCTGATCGGCGGCGGGTGGCGGGACTCCGCGAGCACCACGGCGCTCGATCTGGTGAATCCCGCGACCGAGGAGACGATCGCCCGCGTGCCGGGTGGTTCGTCGGACGACGTCGACAGCGCGGTCGAGGCGGCTCACCGGGCGCAGTCCGCCTGGGCCGAACTGCCCGTGGCCGAGCGCGTCGCGTGGATCCGCGCCCGGGCCGAGGTCATCGCCGAGCACGCCGAGGAGTTGGCGGAGATCGAGTGCCGGGAGATGGGAAAACCCGTCGCTCTCGGGAGTTCTTTCATCGAGGGTGCGGCGGCCACGCTCGAGAACTCGGCCACGGAGGCGCTGTCCTACGAGTTCGAGCGGACCGCCGCGGCTCCGGACGACAGTCGCATCAGGGTGCTGCGGCGTCCGCTGGGCGCCACTGCCGTGATCACGCCGTGGAACTTCCCGGTGGCGATGGTGCTCGGGACTCTCGGGCCGCTGCTGGCAGCAGGCAACACCGTGATCGTCAAGCCCTCGGAGCACTCGCCGATGGCGACCGCGCGCCTGTTCGAGTTGCTCGATCTCCCCGCGGGGGTGGTGAACCTCGTCCTCGGTGACGTGCGGGCCGGTCAACCGTTGGCCGCGCACGAGCGGATCCAGCTCGTGCACTTCACCGGCTCGGTCGAAGCGGGCCGTCGCGTCGGTGCCGGTGCCGGGGAACGGCTGCACCGATCGGTCCTCGAACTCGGCGGCAAGGATCCCGTCGTGGTCGATGCGGGGGTCGATCCGGTGGCCACGGCCTCCGCCGTCGCGTTCGGGGCGTTCGTCAACACCGGCCAGATCTGCACGTCGATGGAGCGTGTCTACGTCCACCGCGATATCGCCGCGGAATTCGTCGAGGCGCTGGTGGAGGTCGCCGGGACTTACACGTTCGGCGACGGCCATGCGCCCGACGCGGTTCTGGGCCCGCTGGTCAGCGAAGCTCAGCGGGGCGTCGTCCGGCGCCACGTCGACGACGCCGTGCAGCGCGGCGCGACGGTCCGATCAGGAGGGACCGTGCCGGAGCGGAGGGGGTTCTTCTACCCGGCCACCGTGTTGACCGACGTCGACGAGTCGATGCTGGTCATGACCGAGGAGACGTTCGGCCCGCTCGCCCCGGTCGCCGTCGTCGACTCGTTCGAGGAGGGGATCGAGCGCGCCTCCCGTTCGCGGCTCGGGCTCGCCGCGACCGTCTACACCGCCGATCCGGCGCACGTGGCCGCGGCCGAGCGCATTCCCGCCGGGGTGACCTGGGTCAACCAGTGGCAGGGCGGTGGCCCGGAGATGGTGTACGAACCGGCCGGCGACAGCGGGATGGGAGCGACCGGTGCCCGGGCCGCCTACGATGCCGCCACGCGTCCCGCCTCGGTGCACATCGCGGCAGCCCCGGCGCGGAGCACCGCATGA
- a CDS encoding GMC family oxidoreductase: MARTGWDVIVIGAGSAGAALAARSARRGKRVLLLEAGSDYRSAEMPEEWRSPNPAVALLHPTAAAGMVWTGLDAARTEKQSAVPYWRGRGAGGSSSINGQIAIRPPMEDFEDWSGHGCTGWAPEDVLPYFARLEDDEEFGDEPHHGRGGPTPIHRMSEDRWGGVDAALARSALAAGHEWAADVNAPRATGVSPYPINSRDGRRVSVNDAYLETARELETLTVRGDALVDRVLFEGDRAVGVSAVVGGSEVAEYAETVVLSAGAIHSPAILLRSGLGPARHLSELGIEVRQDLPVGHGLQDHPMALVSLPLTAEAAIRTPHDRHTNVCVRWSSGGEFSNDLMYVSLNQNVLAMSAADDSACRGGFGVWLNQAHSRGAVRLASADPGEQPRVRQRMLSDERDRSRLRAGLRALVGLAERPEAAAILAGSLEQENAALFGVLDKDSELDEYLLSTVVDAQHGTSTCRMGSAADADAVVDPSCRVLGVDNLRVVDASIFPSVPRANTNLATIMLGELMADRID; encoded by the coding sequence ATGGCGAGGACCGGCTGGGACGTCATCGTGATCGGTGCGGGTTCCGCGGGTGCTGCACTCGCTGCTCGTTCCGCGCGGCGGGGCAAGCGGGTCCTCCTGCTCGAGGCAGGCTCCGATTACCGGTCGGCCGAGATGCCCGAGGAGTGGCGCTCACCGAACCCGGCCGTCGCGCTGCTGCATCCCACGGCCGCCGCAGGCATGGTCTGGACGGGCCTGGACGCCGCGCGCACCGAGAAGCAGTCCGCCGTCCCGTACTGGCGCGGCCGGGGTGCCGGGGGTAGCTCGTCGATCAACGGGCAGATCGCCATCCGCCCTCCGATGGAGGACTTCGAGGACTGGTCCGGGCACGGTTGCACGGGGTGGGCGCCGGAGGACGTGCTGCCCTACTTCGCTCGTCTCGAGGACGACGAGGAGTTCGGCGACGAGCCGCACCACGGCCGGGGTGGGCCGACCCCGATCCATCGCATGTCCGAGGATCGGTGGGGCGGGGTCGACGCGGCACTCGCCCGGTCCGCGCTGGCCGCGGGCCACGAGTGGGCCGCAGACGTGAACGCGCCGCGGGCGACGGGGGTCTCGCCGTACCCGATCAATTCCCGCGACGGCCGCCGGGTCTCGGTCAACGATGCCTACCTCGAGACGGCGCGCGAGCTGGAGACCCTCACCGTTCGCGGCGATGCGCTCGTGGACCGGGTCCTGTTCGAGGGCGACCGCGCGGTCGGCGTCAGCGCCGTCGTCGGCGGATCCGAGGTGGCCGAGTACGCCGAGACCGTGGTGCTCAGCGCGGGCGCGATCCACTCCCCGGCGATCCTGCTGCGGTCCGGGCTGGGCCCGGCCCGGCACCTGAGCGAGCTGGGGATCGAGGTCCGGCAGGATCTTCCGGTCGGGCACGGCCTGCAGGATCACCCGATGGCGCTGGTCTCGCTGCCTCTGACGGCGGAGGCGGCCATCAGGACGCCGCACGATCGCCACACCAACGTCTGCGTTCGCTGGAGCAGCGGCGGTGAGTTCTCGAACGATCTGATGTACGTCTCGCTCAACCAGAACGTGCTGGCCATGAGTGCCGCCGACGACAGCGCCTGCCGGGGAGGTTTCGGTGTCTGGCTCAATCAGGCCCACTCCCGCGGTGCGGTGCGGCTGGCCTCGGCGGATCCGGGGGAGCAGCCGCGGGTGCGGCAGCGGATGCTCTCCGACGAGCGGGATCGGTCGCGGCTGCGCGCGGGGCTGCGCGCTCTGGTCGGACTGGCCGAGCGCCCCGAGGCGGCCGCGATACTGGCTGGGTCGCTCGAGCAGGAGAACGCGGCGCTGTTCGGTGTGCTCGACAAGGACAGCGAGCTCGACGAGTACCTGCTCTCGACGGTGGTCGACGCCCAGCACGGCACCAGCACCTGCCGGATGGGCTCGGCCGCGGATGCCGACGCGGTCGTCGACCCCTCCTGCCGCGTGCTCGGTGTGGACAACCTGCGCGTGGTCGACGCGTCGATTTTCCCCTCCGTGCCGCGGGCCAACACGAACCTGGCCACCATCATGCTCGGCGAACTCATGGCCGACCGGATCGACTGA
- a CDS encoding GbsR/MarR family transcriptional regulator has translation MSLPADGGSDEHDGERSLVEDFGVHIGRTMGWPPMAGRAAGVLMLSETPLTLTQLQQALNASKGSVSETTRTLITSGTVERFKEAGSRQFVYRWRDDAWIGCLQHQLDQTTQLLAMAENNYDRGETFSPTQQERLRQMRDYYRFIVRRLDDLVTEYTAQWQQDRSEPSP, from the coding sequence ATGTCCCTGCCAGCCGACGGCGGGTCCGATGAGCACGACGGCGAACGCTCCCTCGTCGAGGACTTCGGCGTGCACATCGGCCGCACGATGGGATGGCCGCCGATGGCGGGCCGGGCCGCCGGAGTGCTCATGCTCAGCGAAACCCCCCTCACACTGACCCAGCTCCAGCAAGCCCTGAACGCCAGCAAGGGCTCGGTCTCGGAGACCACGCGAACGCTCATCACCAGCGGCACCGTCGAACGGTTCAAGGAAGCCGGCAGTCGCCAGTTCGTCTACCGCTGGCGCGACGACGCCTGGATCGGCTGCCTGCAGCACCAGCTCGACCAGACCACCCAGCTGTTGGCGATGGCCGAGAACAACTACGACCGCGGCGAGACCTTCTCCCCCACGCAGCAGGAGCGGCTGAGGCAGATGCGCGACTACTACCGCTTCATAGTGCGCAGGCTCGACGACCTGGTGACCGAGTACACCGCCCAGTGGCAGCAGGACCGTTCCGAACCCTCTCCGTGA
- a CDS encoding alpha/beta fold hydrolase, whose amino-acid sequence MTWSLDDEFATPGGAIRWTALGSGEPLVLVHGTPYSSLLWRDLAPALARTRRVYVFDLLGFGRSEQREGQDLSLAAHARNLARLLEHWELSAPSVVAHDIGGAVTLRSMLLEGVSFRDLTLFDAVSGGEWERGLFRLILEHAEVFHQLPDYAHQEVVAGHLRHATNLGYRPEVLDAFLAPWRGETGQAAFYRQYSQIKQEHTAAYEHLLGEIDVPTRLIWGTEDRILPPHYARWLHERIPHAELHWIEGAGHVLQEDAPAQLLAHLTSPFE is encoded by the coding sequence ATGACCTGGTCCCTGGACGACGAGTTCGCAACACCGGGCGGAGCGATCCGGTGGACGGCCCTGGGGAGCGGGGAGCCGCTCGTGCTCGTGCACGGCACGCCGTACTCGTCCTTGCTCTGGCGCGATCTCGCGCCTGCGCTCGCCCGAACGCGACGGGTCTACGTGTTCGACCTGCTCGGTTTCGGCCGGTCCGAGCAACGCGAGGGCCAGGACCTCAGCCTGGCCGCGCACGCCCGGAACCTCGCCCGGCTCCTCGAGCACTGGGAGCTGTCCGCCCCCAGCGTCGTGGCCCACGACATCGGCGGCGCGGTCACGCTGCGCAGCATGCTGCTGGAGGGGGTGAGCTTTCGCGACCTCACTCTGTTCGACGCCGTGAGCGGCGGCGAGTGGGAACGCGGCCTCTTCCGGCTCATCCTGGAACACGCCGAGGTGTTCCACCAGCTTCCGGACTACGCCCACCAGGAGGTGGTCGCCGGGCACCTGCGCCACGCCACGAACCTCGGCTACCGGCCGGAGGTTCTCGACGCGTTCCTGGCCCCCTGGCGCGGCGAAACAGGGCAGGCCGCCTTCTACCGCCAGTACAGTCAGATCAAGCAGGAGCACACGGCGGCCTACGAGCACCTGCTCGGCGAGATCGACGTCCCGACACGCCTGATCTGGGGCACCGAGGATCGCATCCTGCCGCCTCACTACGCGCGGTGGCTGCACGAGCGGATCCCGCACGCGGAGCTGCACTGGATCGAAGGCGCGGGCCACGTCCTGCAGGAAGACGCACCGGCACAGCTGCTGGCCCATCTCACGTCGCCCTTCGAGTAG
- a CDS encoding TetR family transcriptional regulator has translation MTMSTDTTPEQPLTPGAQRILDVASELFYRHGIHAIGVDTIAAESGVTKRTLYDRFGSKDNLVAAYLNARARRWRETVTTRLHDAPPDPVARALVPFDALPDWLTPSTRGCGFINAFAELPEPDHPGQRIVVAEKQWLRTLFHDLLTEAGASHDDVDPLTTQLLSLHEGTIISYAITNDTSAAVATRAAAKTLITGALPEPAAE, from the coding sequence ATGACGATGAGCACCGACACCACCCCGGAACAACCGCTGACACCAGGCGCCCAGCGAATCCTCGACGTCGCCTCGGAACTGTTCTACCGGCACGGCATCCACGCCATCGGCGTCGACACCATCGCCGCCGAGTCCGGCGTGACCAAGCGAACCCTCTACGACCGGTTCGGCTCGAAGGACAACCTCGTCGCCGCCTACCTGAACGCCCGGGCCCGGCGCTGGCGCGAGACGGTCACCACCCGCCTCCACGACGCACCCCCCGACCCCGTGGCCCGCGCACTGGTGCCGTTCGACGCGCTCCCCGACTGGCTCACGCCCAGCACCCGAGGCTGCGGCTTCATCAACGCCTTCGCCGAGCTGCCCGAGCCCGACCACCCCGGCCAACGAATCGTCGTCGCCGAGAAGCAGTGGCTGCGCACCCTGTTCCACGACCTGCTCACCGAAGCGGGAGCAAGCCACGACGACGTCGACCCCCTCACCACCCAGCTGCTGAGCCTGCACGAAGGCACCATCATCAGCTACGCCATCACCAACGACACGTCAGCCGCGGTCGCCACTCGCGCGGCCGCCAAGACCCTCATCACCGGCGCACTGCCGGAACCTGCGGCCGAGTAA
- a CDS encoding glycerol dehydrogenase: protein MTQHSTGLRSLMSPGRYVQGRGALTELGTHVARHGEQPLLVADNQVRELTEEPIRASFEAAGLPVLFETFGGVPSRVESERIAARLRDHGADVVVGVGGGAPIDTAKAAGDDLGVPRISVPTVASTDAPTSALSVVYTEAGAFESYRFYDRNPDVVVLDTELVAKAPTHFLIAGVGDALATWIEARAVSRGDGTTMIGDRATRAGTALAKLSWDILWESALPAVRAVEHNLVTPAVEAVAEANTLLSGLGFESGGLAAAHAIHDGLTAVPHTHALAHGQKVNIGSIAQLVLEGAPSSEIEEFIRFTARVGLPTTLTEAGLGDATEDVLRTVAEAATAPSETIHNLPFAVTVTDVVDALGAVEVLGQQARDEAGLPRAQAPISHG from the coding sequence ATGACGCAGCACTCGACCGGCCTCCGGTCGTTGATGTCGCCCGGCCGGTACGTGCAGGGACGTGGCGCCCTGACCGAGCTCGGCACGCACGTGGCCCGGCACGGCGAGCAGCCCCTGCTGGTCGCCGACAACCAAGTGCGGGAGTTGACCGAGGAACCGATCCGCGCCTCGTTCGAAGCGGCGGGGCTGCCAGTGCTGTTCGAGACCTTCGGCGGTGTGCCCAGCCGCGTCGAGAGCGAACGGATCGCGGCGCGGTTGCGCGACCACGGCGCCGACGTGGTCGTCGGTGTCGGTGGCGGTGCGCCCATCGACACGGCCAAGGCAGCAGGCGACGACCTCGGCGTCCCGCGGATCAGCGTGCCCACGGTGGCCTCCACCGACGCGCCCACCTCGGCGCTGTCGGTGGTCTACACCGAGGCGGGTGCGTTCGAGTCCTACCGGTTCTACGACCGCAACCCGGACGTGGTCGTCCTCGACACCGAGCTGGTCGCCAAGGCCCCCACCCACTTCCTGATCGCCGGCGTCGGTGACGCGCTGGCCACGTGGATCGAGGCCCGCGCCGTCTCCCGCGGTGACGGCACGACGATGATCGGCGATCGCGCCACCCGCGCCGGCACGGCCCTGGCCAAGCTGTCCTGGGACATCCTGTGGGAATCGGCGTTGCCTGCGGTGCGGGCGGTCGAGCACAATCTGGTCACGCCGGCGGTGGAAGCGGTGGCCGAGGCCAACACGTTGCTGTCCGGCCTCGGTTTCGAGTCCGGCGGGCTGGCCGCCGCGCACGCGATCCACGACGGACTCACCGCCGTGCCGCACACCCACGCCCTGGCGCACGGGCAGAAGGTCAACATCGGGTCCATCGCCCAGCTGGTCCTCGAAGGAGCACCGAGTTCCGAGATCGAGGAATTCATCCGATTCACCGCACGGGTAGGGTTGCCGACGACGTTGACCGAGGCAGGCCTGGGAGACGCGACCGAGGACGTGCTGCGCACCGTCGCGGAGGCGGCCACGGCCCCGAGCGAAACGATCCACAACCTGCCGTTCGCCGTGACGGTCACCGACGTGGTGGACGCGCTCGGAGCCGTGGAGGTCCTGGGGCAACAGGCGCGGGACGAAGCGGGACTGCCACGGGCGCAGGCGCCCATCAGTCACGGGTAA
- a CDS encoding CitMHS family transporter, translating into MLTALGFAAIIAILLLLITSRVAAVAALIGVPVVAALLAGSSPTEIGEMISAGIDDIVGVVAMFVFAILFFGVLRDAGMFDPIVRRVLQYAGSNPVTIAVGTALLALVCHLDGAGATTFVITLSALLPLYDAMGMSRLVLATVTGLAAGAVNMVPWSGPTARASSVVNVEANALWTPLLPAQLTGVAAVLGVAAWLGRRERRRLAASAESPPRLTRGDRLRAATASDTAADPAVIGADDGAGPARDESAAMTVSSDVRLIRPRLFWVNLVLAAVTVGTLISGIAQPAAVFMVALVLALVVNYPGMRRQNARIDAHAQSAVLMATTLLAAGAFLGIMEETGMIRAMATALAEGVPPQLGPLLPLLVGVFAVPMSFLFGPDPYYFGVLPVLIGVGEQFGVAPQDLAQASILGEETLGFPLTPMTGSFFLLVGLARVDIGRHIRHMAPWAWGISLLTLVVAVATGVVPVWAG; encoded by the coding sequence ATGCTCACCGCGCTCGGTTTCGCCGCCATCATCGCGATCCTCCTGTTGCTGATCACCAGTCGTGTCGCTGCCGTCGCCGCGTTGATCGGCGTGCCGGTGGTGGCCGCGCTGCTCGCGGGCAGCAGCCCGACCGAGATCGGGGAGATGATCAGCGCCGGCATCGACGACATCGTCGGCGTGGTCGCCATGTTCGTGTTCGCGATCCTCTTCTTCGGAGTGCTGCGTGACGCGGGGATGTTCGATCCGATCGTGCGGCGCGTCCTGCAGTACGCCGGCAGCAATCCCGTCACGATCGCGGTGGGCACTGCTCTGCTGGCGCTGGTGTGCCATCTCGACGGCGCCGGTGCCACCACGTTCGTCATCACTCTTTCGGCGTTGCTGCCGCTCTACGACGCGATGGGCATGAGCCGCTTGGTGCTGGCCACCGTCACCGGTCTGGCAGCCGGGGCGGTGAACATGGTTCCGTGGTCCGGCCCCACGGCTCGTGCCTCCAGCGTGGTCAACGTGGAGGCCAACGCGTTGTGGACCCCGTTGTTGCCCGCGCAGCTCACCGGGGTCGCAGCGGTGCTGGGGGTGGCCGCCTGGCTGGGGCGTCGGGAAAGGCGTCGCCTGGCCGCGAGTGCGGAATCACCGCCGCGGCTCACCCGTGGTGACCGTCTGCGTGCCGCCACCGCCAGCGACACCGCGGCAGACCCCGCGGTGATCGGTGCCGACGACGGGGCGGGCCCGGCCCGGGACGAATCGGCGGCGATGACGGTCTCCAGTGACGTGCGGTTGATCCGACCGCGGCTGTTCTGGGTGAACCTGGTGCTGGCCGCGGTGACCGTCGGGACGCTGATCTCGGGCATCGCGCAACCGGCAGCGGTGTTCATGGTGGCGCTCGTGCTGGCCCTGGTGGTCAACTACCCCGGTATGCGCCGCCAGAACGCGCGCATCGATGCCCACGCCCAGTCGGCCGTTCTCATGGCCACAACACTGCTGGCGGCCGGAGCGTTCCTCGGGATCATGGAGGAGACCGGCATGATCCGGGCGATGGCCACGGCACTGGCCGAAGGTGTTCCGCCTCAACTGGGGCCGTTGCTGCCGCTGCTCGTGGGGGTGTTCGCGGTTCCGATGTCGTTCCTGTTCGGACCCGATCCGTACTACTTCGGCGTGTTGCCCGTGCTCATCGGAGTGGGGGAGCAGTTCGGTGTCGCTCCGCAGGACCTCGCCCAGGCGTCGATCCTCGGCGAGGAGACCCTCGGGTTCCCGCTCACCCCGATGACCGGGTCCTTCTTCCTGCTCGTCGGTCTCGCTCGGGTCGATATCGGCCGTCACATCCGGCACATGGCGCCGTGGGCGTGGGGAATCAGCCTGCTCACACTGGTCGTTGCCGTTGCCACCGGAGTCGTCCCGGTGTGGGCCGGCTGA